Proteins co-encoded in one Chionomys nivalis chromosome 6, mChiNiv1.1, whole genome shotgun sequence genomic window:
- the Fbxo48 gene encoding F-box only protein 48: MDAADAQQARTASHSSFVDLLPPEVTCKIFSQLDVQSLCRASETCWSWNRTIINNDDALWKPHCLTARAVCPREIDRDIEHNTWRETLLRNYQKSKVKHAWLSGRYSNIRSPLNLPKRFMYPMDVDTWGEILDAELKR; the protein is encoded by the exons ATGGATGCTGCCGACGCTCAACAGGCAAGAACAGCGAGTCATAGTAGTTTTGTTGACCTGCTGCCTCCGGAAGTCACTTGTAAAATCTTCAGCCAGTTAGACGTCCAGAGTCTGTGCAGAGCTTCCGAGACGTGCTGGAGTTGGAATCGCACGATAATAAACAATGATGATGCCTTGTGGAAGCCTCACTGCTTGACCGCGAGAGCTGTGTGCCCGAGAGAAATCGACAGGGACATCGAACACAACACCTGGCGG GAGACACTCCTAAGAAATTACCAGAAGAGTAAAGTGAAACACGCGTGGCTCAGTGGAAGATACAGCAACATACGTTCTCCTCTGAACCTGCCGAAAAGATTCATGTACCCGATGGATGTGGATACATGGGGAGAAATTCTAGATGCAGAACTGAAAAGATAA